In Gemmatimonadota bacterium, the genomic stretch CGATCGAGACGATATAGAGGCGGCCCTGGCCTGCCTGGATGAGTACGGCTTCTGCGTCATCCGGCAGCTGATCGACCGGGACATGGTCGCCGCATTGAAAGATTCCATCGACCGGCACCTGGATCCGGAGGGCGACCTGCCCCCGGCGTCCAACCGGTATCACATGGCCTTCGCCGAGGAAAGCGAACCCGTCTGGGACCTGGTCGACCACCCGGCCTACATGGGATTCATTCGCACTATCCACGGCACCGACGACCTCTGCCTGCATCGCTCCGCGGCCATCCTGCGCACGCCGGGCGAGAGCATGGGACGCTGGCACCAGGATCACCGGGGACATATAGAGAAACCGCGGCAGGCCAATGACGTCCTCAACCGTTATCCCATCCCCAGCGGTTGCTGGTTCTATCTCAACGGAAGCCATCCGGATCGAAGCGGTATTGCGGTCATCGAGAAATCTCATAATCTGGAATGGGAGGGCCCCGAAGGGTTCGTCATGGGACCGGACCGAAGTGGCCTGTACCCGGAGGGCGGTACCCCGGAAACCCCGTACGACGGCATGTCCGTCCCGGGCTGCGTCCCGGTGATTGCCGACCCCGGCGACCTGATCTGCTTCGCCGCGCTCACCTGGCATGCCAACATGGCCACCCGCGAGCGGCGCTACTCCTGCGGCATCGGTTTCCGCCCCAGAGCCTGGCGCATCGACGCGCCGTGGCCTTTGCCTGCTTCCGCCGCCGCCCTCGGCGATCGACTACCGGATCGCCTCAAGCATTTCACCGACGGTTATACGGGTTTCGACGGGGAGTGGAGGGCGGAGTAGCTGGGCGGAAACTTGTTACTGAATGTGATAGCCATTCGGATACTCAACGCCGTTATGGAATGTAATTTCTACAGGACATCGAAAAGACCGGGTAGGGCTGAAACGTCGTCGATCACGGCGATGTTGGGAAGTTCATTGAATTCACTTTCAAACGTTGTACCCGTCAGTACGGCGATAAAGGGTACTCCAGCCCTTTCGGCCGTTAACGCATCCACCATACTGTCTCCTACGTAGTACACATTGCCGGTTTTCATTCGCAGGCTGGACACAGCAGTTAGCAATCCTTCTGGATGCGGCTTGTGTTCCGTTACATCTTCTCCACCAACGATGATGCTGAAGCGATCTGAAAGCCCTTCTCTCTCGAGGATATCTTCTATTCTGTACCGGAACTTGGTCGACACGATCCCCAACTCGAAACCGGTTTCAATCAATTGAGCGGTCGTGTCCTGAACACCGTCATATACCACCGTCAGATCGGCCATAATCTGGTCAGCTCGTTCGACGTAGCGGCTAACGAACACGTCGGCGTCCTCATTCCGCTTTTGTCCTGTAAGGCTTTGAAAAGTAGCCTTCAATGACAAACCGATGGTATGCCTGATCCGCTCATCATCAGCCCGGGGCAAATCCATTCCATCCAGCGCGAAATTGACACACTCTATCACGCCTTTTGTCGAATCTGCTAACGTCAGGTCGAAATCAAATATGATTGCTCTTTCCATGCGTCGCGGCGTACACCTCTTCTGATTCAGTAACCGCCTCTAAGGCTTCTCCGCATCCCTTCCCTTGAACAGTGTCCGGTAATCGCGTAGTTTTGGATATAGTAAGGTCTGAACTGCCAGCCTGTGGGCAAGCTTCTCTCCAACGTGCCAATCACTTGAATCATGGCCCAATGTAAACGCGCGATCCATTCTGAGAAAGTCTACCGTTGATTACAACGTTGTTCTTCGACATCGGTGAGACCATCCTGGACGCCGGATCACAAATGGACGCGTTGATGGATGTACACCGAAACGTCCTGGAGGACTTTGGCTTTCCCATATCGCAGGACGTATACCGGCAGCTGGATGATGCGATGACCAGGTCATTCGTGCCCAGTGCGATGCATGCGATTACGTGGCATTTTGCGAATCCGGATAAAGGCCTGTATGACGACATAACTCGCAAGATTCGTTCGCAATATGATGAAATCAGGCAGATCGAAAACCGACTCTATCCCGGTGTGGATCGACTGCTTGAGATGTTGGCAAATGATTTCACCCTTGGCCTTGCTGGAAATGCGCCTGCGTCGGTACTGAAATCACTGGATGTATTCGGCGTATTGCGCTGGTTCACACATACCGACATTTCCGGGAGTATTGGAATCAAGAAGCCGGATCAACGGTTCTTTGAGACCATACTAGCGAATGCGGACACGCAAGCGTCTGAATCGGTCATGATCGGCGATCGGCTCGATAACGACATCATACCGGCCAAGCGAATCGGCATGAAGACCATCTGGATTCGGTGGGGGCGTTACAGTATCATAGAACCTCGCACACTGGATGAGATTCCCGATGCGACCGTGGCCGATGTGCGTGAAGTGTCTACCGCACTGCGCTCGTGGTTTGGTTGACGCCCCGAACCCAGGCGGTACAGTATCCTGCTGAAGCTGCTGATGCCGGTTGCTATCGATTTAATGAGTAAACCATGCGTTCCCATCCGCCCGCTTCTGATCGCCTTCCCGCACCCGTCCAGTCCCGCCTGAGGGGCTATTCTTCCGACGGCCGAAACCTCCGGACCGAATCCTGCTCCGACGTATTCCTCTACACGCATCCGCTGAAGAGCGGTCTGATCCTGAAGACGAGGGACATCCGGCTGAGACCACAGGAATTGGACCTGCTGGCGGAGACCGTGGCCCTTACCTGGTTGCAGGACAAACTCCCCGTGCCTGAATACCGGTGTTTTCAAGTGGAAGGCGATACGCAGTACCTGCTCATGACGCAGTTGGAGGGCGTAACGGGGATACATCCGGAAGCGACCGGCGATCCAGCGCAACTCGTGGCGGAATTCGCACGGGGTCTGCGCGAAGTACACGCACTGGATATCGGATCCTGTCCCATGGATTGGCGCATGTCGCGGTTCTTTCAGTGGGCGGAAGGGTTGATCGAAAGCGGTGCGCTGGACGACCAGTTAAAGGAAGGCGAGCACCGAACCATTCTTCTCGACAAACTGTCTGATATAAAGGAGGCCGTTCCCGAGGAGGAAGACCTGGTCTTCACGCACGGCGACTACTGCCTGCCCAACGTCCTGTTCACGGACGGCAAGCTGACCGGATTCATAGACCTTGGTTTCGCGGGTGTCGGCGACCGGAACCTGGATTTCGTGTCCGCGAGCTGGACGATACAGAGAAACCTGGGTGAGGAATGGGTTGACCCGTTCTTCCACGCCTATGGTCTAGAGCATCCCGACCTGGAGAAAATGAGGGCCTGGCAGAGCGTGTTCGAATTTGTTTTTCGATAGGAAAAAGGCGTGCGAACGACACCCCGACGGATTCGCAGAAACCGGTACCCACCACGGAGCCAGTATTGAACCGCAATCCGTCGAGACTGCTACAATACCAGGACGCATACGCCGCCCGCTTCAAACATCGAAGCATGGCGGAAGCATATGAGGGCAGGCCTCCTTATCCGGATGAAACCTTCAGGATACTGCTGGGGTTGCCCGGAGTGACGGGAGGAAGCGTCCTTGACGTTGGGTGCGGTACGGGAAGGATAGCAAGATCGCTCGTCGATCACGTGGCGAGCGTCGACGCGGTCGACTTCTCCCGCGAGATGATCCGCGTGGGCAGGTCGCAGGACAAGGGCAACCATCCCAACCTCAACTGGATTCTGGGCCGGGTCGAAGAGGTCGAGCTGACACCGGGCTACGCATTGGTGACCGCCGGAGCGAGCATCCACTGGATGGACTGGACCGTGGTGTTCCCGAGGTTTCGTGAGATACTGACCCCGGTCGGGTATGTCGCGATCGTTGAAGGAGACCGCCCTTTCAATGCGCCCTGGCGTGAGGCGGAGCGCGAACTCATACGACAGTACTCCACCAATCGTCATTATCAACAGATCGACCTGATCAAGGAGCTTGTGGATCGAAACCATCTGCTCCTGGCCGGAGACAGGAGGACGGTCCCGGTTGGCTTCTCCCAGACGGTTGAAGACTATGTCGAGTCCTTTCATTCGAGGGAGAGTATGTCCAGGGAACACATGGGTGACGAAAACGCCAGTGCCTTCGACGCCGAATTGTCCCGAATCCTCGCAGACTTTGCCGATAACGAAGGGGTTATCCAGTTCCAGCTGCAGACCCGGGTTGTCTGGGGCAGGCCGCTGGCATAGAAAGATGAACGTCTCCCGATGAACATCCCTCACGCCCAGGTCGAGGCCCTTCTTCGCGAGGCGGCCGATCAGATTGTCATGCCGCTCTGGAAGAACCTGGGTCGGGAGGACGTCACCGAGAAGAGCGCGGGCGATTTGACAACGTCGGCCGATACCCGGTGCGAGGCCTTCCTGTCATCTCACCTGCCCGGGTTGATCGAAGGCTCGCTGGTCCTGGGCGAGGAGAGCGTCTATGACGATCCCGACCTGTTGGCCGCACTGCAAACGGACGCGCCCGTCTGGGTAATCGATCCACTGGACGGTACGCGGTACTTCGCGGCGGGCGAGCCAAAGTTTGCTGTCATGGTCTGCCTCATTCAGTCGGGCGTGATCATTGGAGCGTGGATACTCAACCCGATTGACGGCCAGTTGACAAGTGCGGAACGGGGGTGCGGGGCCTTCCAGGGTGATGACCGCCTGGCCCGTGAATCCACGCGCCTGGTCGTCGATCCATCGCCCCTTTCCCTGGATCGCGCCCGCGGCGTGGCCATGACGTGGTACCTACCGGACGCGCTCAAGCCCACCGCCGATGCGGCGCTGGATACCTTCCTGTACATAGAACGCACCCGGTGCTCCGGGTACAACTATCCCTCCTTCGCGAAGAATGAACTGCAGTTCCTGTTCTACTATCGTACCCTGGTGTGGGATCACGCGCCGGGGGTTCTGATCGCGCAGGAGGCGGGCGGCTTCGTGCGAAGACTGGACGGCACCGAGTATTCGCCGGTGGATGACCGCAAGGGGCTGCTGTGCGCAAACAACCCGGAAACGTGGAAATCGGTACAGCGGACGCTGGTGCCGTCAATATCGGTTGTCGGTTAGGTTCCGCTACGGTTTAAGGTACCGACACCGGACAACAGCTGATGTCAAAAATTCTTGACACGACTGATGATGTCTAGTATTTTTTACACCATGTCAAGTATATCAGTCATTTCATCCGCTTTGGGAGACGCCATGAACATGTCCTTCGAAGAGAAGAGTGTCTGGGTTGAATTCGTCAGTTACTTCATCGGCCTGGGCGGCTACCTGGTTGTCGCCGGCCGCATGCTGTCAAACGGTGTCAGTGCCTTGCCTCCCTTCGTGCCGGTCTTCGCCGTGGCGGTCGTCTTCATCGTGGCCGTAAATATCGTAGGACACATCGTCGCGGCAGCCACCAGCCGGTCGGACGAGGTCGACGAGCGTGATCGGCTCATCGGCTGGCGTGCGGAAAGCGGGTCGTCATGGATCCTGGGCTTCGGCGTCATTGGCGCGATCACGGCGCTGATCTTTTCGGTCGGTAGCGTCTGGGTGGCTCACCTGCTTCTCATTTCGTTGTTCGTATCCGAGGTGACGAAGAACGTGTTGCAGATCGTCTACTACCGCCGGGGGATCTGAACGTGGCTAGATCGAGGATGAGCATCCGCAATCAGATCCGGATCCTGCGGTTCCGCCACGGCGAGATGACGCAGCAGCAACTCGCCGACCTGGTCGGTGTCACCCGGCAGACGGTCAACGCGATCGAGGGCGGCAAATACTCGCCTTCGCTCGAAGTCGCGTTCCGGATTGCCCACGTGTTCGGCAAGCCGCTCGAAGAAGTGTTTCAGTTTGACGACGCAGAGCCCGGGCGTCGCGGATAGGCACAAGTAATCACGGACCAGGCGTCCTGATCGCGCAGGAGGCTGGCGGCTTCGTGCGAAGGCTGGACGGCACCGAGTACTCCCCTGTGGATGACCGCAAGGGACTGCTTTGCGCCAACAATCCGGAGATGTGGAAGTCGGTGCAGCGGAAGCTGGTACCGTCCGTCGAGGTCGTCGGCAAAATCTAGCACCTTCTCTTCTGTGGAAGTAAGAGAAAACGTGGCCCCGAGACATCCACGGGGCCACGCCTCGCCGAGTAGGACCGGTTCACGATGCGAGGTATCCCTTCACCTCGTGGCGTCCCTTCACCTCGTGGTCTGGAACGGACGGACTGTTCCGGAGAAAGGTAACGGCGGATCAAGCCGCCAAACCCGGGATACAGACGAAACTTTTTCCAGATCGGCAAGCGTTTTGACAAACGAATCCGACGACCTTTCAAGTTGGTCAGCGAGCTCGGTGTTTTCCTCGAAATATCCTCCCATGGATTCGGAGGACTCCGAATTCGCTGTGGATTCGTCATACACCAGCGTAAGGTTGAACAGCACCGGTTTGCTTTCCGATTTGCCGTCACTGGCGTAGATGACCGTCGGCAGTACGGCAACGATACCGACGTTCCCGTATACAGACGCGAATTCGGCCGGCGTCACGGAACTCCGGGGCCTGATGATGAATCGACTGCCATACCGATCGACGCAGAGCAGCGCTTCCTCGGGGGAACGAATGCCCAGCCTGCCGGGAATCGCGACACCGAACCGGTAAGTAATCACATCCTCCTCAAAGTCCGACGCCGGATCCGCCTCGAACTCCAGGTCCGTACCGGGACCCGCAGGGAACAGGACGACGCGTGAACGATCAAAGATCGGGTCGTTTACGGACGGAGGGTGGTTGGGGCCGTGGTGCACGGGCCGAATCAGGGATTTCGTGTTGAAGATGCCCGATGCGGGCTGCCAATACAGCGCCGGCTCCGTCGACTGCTTCACCTGCGGTGACGGCGTGGAACTGGAGAATCCGATCCAGACGACCACGAGCGTGACCGCTACTAAAGGGATCAAAAAGTAGGTAAGCAGGATTGACCGTGACATGGGTAGCTCCCTTGTTGATGTGTGAATGAGAACAGGAAGGAACTACGGACATTTAGTCACGGAGGAGATCTCGACTGCCAGCTGCTGCTTATGACATCTGGCAACCCGTGTTTTGTGTTAGAATCGCTGTCGACGTAAATGACTGGAGATGCAG encodes the following:
- a CDS encoding HAD family hydrolase, with the protein product MERAIIFDFDLTLADSTKGVIECVNFALDGMDLPRADDERIRHTIGLSLKATFQSLTGQKRNEDADVFVSRYVERADQIMADLTVVYDGVQDTTAQLIETGFELGIVSTKFRYRIEDILEREGLSDRFSIIVGGEDVTEHKPHPEGLLTAVSSLRMKTGNVYYVGDSMVDALTAERAGVPFIAVLTGTTFESEFNELPNIAVIDDVSALPGLFDVL
- a CDS encoding phytanoyl-CoA dioxygenase family protein, producing MTRRRKYTSAEQAATEHTMPDYNYHFDRDDIEAALACLDEYGFCVIRQLIDRDMVAALKDSIDRHLDPEGDLPPASNRYHMAFAEESEPVWDLVDHPAYMGFIRTIHGTDDLCLHRSAAILRTPGESMGRWHQDHRGHIEKPRQANDVLNRYPIPSGCWFYLNGSHPDRSGIAVIEKSHNLEWEGPEGFVMGPDRSGLYPEGGTPETPYDGMSVPGCVPVIADPGDLICFAALTWHANMATRERRYSCGIGFRPRAWRIDAPWPLPASAAALGDRLPDRLKHFTDGYTGFDGEWRAE
- a CDS encoding inositol monophosphatase, coding for MNIPHAQVEALLREAADQIVMPLWKNLGREDVTEKSAGDLTTSADTRCEAFLSSHLPGLIEGSLVLGEESVYDDPDLLAALQTDAPVWVIDPLDGTRYFAAGEPKFAVMVCLIQSGVIIGAWILNPIDGQLTSAERGCGAFQGDDRLARESTRLVVDPSPLSLDRARGVAMTWYLPDALKPTADAALDTFLYIERTRCSGYNYPSFAKNELQFLFYYRTLVWDHAPGVLIAQEAGGFVRRLDGTEYSPVDDRKGLLCANNPETWKSVQRTLVPSISVVG
- a CDS encoding HAD family hydrolase encodes the protein MFFDIGETILDAGSQMDALMDVHRNVLEDFGFPISQDVYRQLDDAMTRSFVPSAMHAITWHFANPDKGLYDDITRKIRSQYDEIRQIENRLYPGVDRLLEMLANDFTLGLAGNAPASVLKSLDVFGVLRWFTHTDISGSIGIKKPDQRFFETILANADTQASESVMIGDRLDNDIIPAKRIGMKTIWIRWGRYSIIEPRTLDEIPDATVADVREVSTALRSWFG
- a CDS encoding methyltransferase domain-containing protein, which encodes MNRNPSRLLQYQDAYAARFKHRSMAEAYEGRPPYPDETFRILLGLPGVTGGSVLDVGCGTGRIARSLVDHVASVDAVDFSREMIRVGRSQDKGNHPNLNWILGRVEEVELTPGYALVTAGASIHWMDWTVVFPRFREILTPVGYVAIVEGDRPFNAPWREAERELIRQYSTNRHYQQIDLIKELVDRNHLLLAGDRRTVPVGFSQTVEDYVESFHSRESMSREHMGDENASAFDAELSRILADFADNEGVIQFQLQTRVVWGRPLA
- a CDS encoding aminoglycoside 3'-phosphotransferase, with protein sequence MRSHPPASDRLPAPVQSRLRGYSSDGRNLRTESCSDVFLYTHPLKSGLILKTRDIRLRPQELDLLAETVALTWLQDKLPVPEYRCFQVEGDTQYLLMTQLEGVTGIHPEATGDPAQLVAEFARGLREVHALDIGSCPMDWRMSRFFQWAEGLIESGALDDQLKEGEHRTILLDKLSDIKEAVPEEEDLVFTHGDYCLPNVLFTDGKLTGFIDLGFAGVGDRNLDFVSASWTIQRNLGEEWVDPFFHAYGLEHPDLEKMRAWQSVFEFVFR
- a CDS encoding helix-turn-helix transcriptional regulator: MSIRNQIRILRFRHGEMTQQQLADLVGVTRQTVNAIEGGKYSPSLEVAFRIAHVFGKPLEEVFQFDDAEPGRRG